ATGAATCAGAGGCTCTAAGATGTTCTAAGAGTGAGTTAGAATCACAGGTGTCCAATCTTCAGAAAGAAAAATGTCATTTGGAGGAGAGCATGGAGGCCTTGCTAAGAGAAAGCAGTATTACCTCTAAAAGTCTGGATGATGCAAGAAATGATCTGATGGTGCTCAGCATCAGTTTGGAATCCCATGTTTCTGCCAATAAGATTCTTGAAAAGAAATTGTTGGAGCTAGAAAGTGGAAAATCTGAACTGGAGCTCCATCTATCTGAGCTGGAAGAAGAGAACATACAGTTGTCAGAGCGGATATCTGGTTTAGAAGCACAACTGAGGTATTTGACGAATGAAAGGGAGTCCAGCCGATTGGAACTGGAAAATTCTAAAGCATTTTCTCTTAGTCTCCAGGATGAGATTGGAAAACTGGGGGTTGAGATGGAGGCACAAAAATTGGATCTAAAACAAAAATTGCAGGACATGCAGAAGCATTGGTCAGAAGCTCAAGAGGAGTGTGAATATCTGAAGAGAGCAAATCCAAAATTACAGTCCACAGCTGAAAATCTCATTGAAGAATGCAGTTCTCTTCAGAAATTGAATGGGGAACTACGGAATCAGAAACTGGAGTTGCATGAACGTTGTACACATTTGGAGACTGAACTGAGGGAATCACAAAAGAGATTTTTTGATTGCCTTAAAAAAGTTGAACTTTTAGAGGAAACTTTGTCTTCAATGCAGGTGGATATTGCCTCAAAAGAGAAGTTCCTAATGTCAGAACTTGATGATCTTCTTCGTGAAAACAAGGAACATAAAGAGAAACTTATGGGAGAGAGCTTGTTAAATCAGATGTATTTAGAGAAGAAGATTGAAGTTGAGAACCTCCAAAGAGAGGTTGCACATCTCACTGAACAGATATCTGCATCTCCTGATGAAAGAGATGGAATAGCTTCAGATGCAGTACTTGAAGTATCCAGTTTACGTTTGGATAAAGCCAAACTGGAAATTGTTATTCAGGAAGCCCAAGCTAGAATTAAATTGACTGAGGATGAATTAGAAACCCTTCGAGCAGAATCAGAAGCTAAGGTAGAAAGCTTGATTTTTGAACTATCTGCTTCAACACAAAATCAGGAACTGCTGATGGCTGACAATGAAAAACTCCTTCGATCATTGCAAGATGCAATAGCTAGTGAAGATAAGCTTAAAAGCAATGTAAACATGCTTGAAAGAAAACTTTCAGCTTCTGAATATGAAAAGCAACAAGTAGTGGAAGAAATTACTACCCTGAAGGTCCAGTTGCAGAAAATTGGACATCTTCAGGAAGAAGTCTTGGCTCTTAAGAGCTCACGCAATGAAACTAAGTTTGAAAAGGAGAAATTGGAAGCTTCATTGCAGTTACTGTCTGAAGACTGTGAAGAACTGAAGGCAGAAAGAGTCTCATTTCTTGAGAAAATTTCTAGTATACAAAATGCTGTGTCCGAATTAGAGGATTGCAGACGTGCAAAGGTTGCCCTTGAAGAAAAGCTTCTGCGTCTTGAAGGTGATCTGACTGCCAGAGAAGCATTATGTGCCCATGATGCTGAGCTGAAAAATGAGCTTAGCCGCCTTAAAAGAGCAAATAGCCAATTTCAGCGGAAGATACAGCTCCTTGAAGTAGAGAAAGAAGAGTACCTGAAGAAATCTCAAACCCTTGAAGAGGAACTACagctgaagaaagaaaaaaagcatgGTCAAAGTGAGTCCAAATCAGGATCTTCCATGTCCGATACCATAGCTTTTCCAACATGTGGAGAATTGGAGCTCCAGAAGGTCTGCACCAGCTATCTATTCATATATCAAATATACTTCTTTTTTATGAGAAAGAATCATTGCATGTACGTTTGGCTATTATAGATTCAGTTACCTTAGAAATCTGATTTGTCTCCTAATATCTATATTGACAGGATGAAATGGGAAACAATACCCAGCACCAAGAAATCTGGACGCCATCTCTGAAGACTAGTCCAATGCAAGAGCTTCCAGAACATCAACAGAATCTCAATGGAAATCAATATGAGAGAGAGGTATACATCACCGCCATATCCAATGACCTGAACACTGGACCAATCTGGATGTTCAGACTGGCTGGACTTTAGTCCGAGTGTGTCTTTTTGGTTTACTATGGATATTGACCACAGCACTTAAAAGAACAACAACTATTCCAATGTCATTTTATGGAAACTGTTTAACCCAAGCAGtttttattacattttcaaTGTTCTGAATACCTTACATAATAACTGGGTTTTTAATTGTCATTCATAGTTTTAAAGTTTGAAAACTTCTCCATCCTTTCTATGGAATTAATCTACATTTAATAAGATAAATAATTGGTAGTAATTCACTACTATGTTAATCCAAAAATAATGATAaccattctttttcttcctttgggttCAATTGACAAGTATTTGGTTCTCCATAATGGCAATGGTGGAACAGGTATATATAATATGTTGTTCTTCCTGATTTATTAGTTCTACCTACTTTGACCGAATAGTCGAACAAAGTTGGCTCTATCTTGGgtagaatttttaaaaatttatattttgttcACTGCATTCACTTTTTGTCCTTTCAACTAACAGTTGGCATGCTTGAGATACTTGGGTTGGAAGATGTGGTCCCAAAGTGGAGtctgaatccttttttttttttttttttacaatgatAGGAGTCTCTGAATCTTTaactatattattattttttttttttttttggttctctttCTGTTTGTTTTCAGTGTGATGGCTTTCATCGTGATCATAGTGGAAGTCCTCAGGATAGAGAAGTTAATCTTGTATTAAAGATCCAAGTGCTTGAGAATGAACTTGCGGAGGCTTTGGAGGCAAATGAAATGTATAAAGTACAGCTTAGGAGGTACTTATGTTCATTTTCTTGGTCTTCTTATCATTGTGTCAGTAGAATTAGCATGAAGAACTTGCTGTTTCTCTTGGTAGAATCAACAGAAAAGTCTTTTGTGTCCCTTGTGTGCCAAAATAGTTTCCTCTTCGTTTCTCATAACAATTTTATTAGGATGAACCTGGGTTTCAAGAATGGGTGAAACTCCTATTTTAGTATATGGTACAGAACATATAGAATTATAAACTGTGAGaacatgaaaatttttattgagCAAGGAGGAATTCTAAGGACATTTAACACCCCATTTGATGCATGTATCTGACTGAGAGTTCATATCCATTATGTCATTTAGGTTGTTATCTGAAGGGGAAAATGGTCATACAGATGCTCCCAAGCAATTAACAGCTGTAGGTGAGATCTTACAGAAAGAAGGATATGAGCAGAAGGCATCATTGCTCGAGGCAGAGTTGAAAGAAATTCGTGAGCGCTACTTCCACATGAGCATCAGATACGCAGAGGTAGAAGCTCAGCGTGAGGAACTTGTGATAGAACTCAAGACTCTCAAAAATGGAAGGCGATGGTTCTCATGAGTCCAGGACCTTACTGGGTCAGTTTTCTTACTCCATCTCTTGTAACTCGCCTAACTCAAAgttctgttttttccttttccttttttacaaTCTCAATTCTCATACATATCTAAGAGGAACAATATGTGGTCAAACAGGAGGGTAGAGAATTTTTAGCCGGGGGAAATATGCTTGTAAAGTGAAATGGGTCAATTCAAAATCACAAATGTTATTCTgaattatgtaataattttGCTATATACGGCATGATTTTATGTAATTAaagcaataagaaaaaaaaaataattcaaatttcCAGTACTACATCTCTCATCAAGTTATGGGTGATTGAATACTATTGGGAACCAAATAGCATGGGAGGTAGATATGACTAATTTGATAGTCTGAAACATGAATCCATGACCCTAAAATTGCAATAAAGAAAGAGACTCAGAGAATGGTAGAGGCAAATAGAGCTTTTGCAAATTTCCGTTGGTCATGAAAATTTGGTTATTTACTTGAAGAACCTGGCCTCTGTATAAAACTAGAATCCCTCTGTTACAATCTTATATTAAATGGTTGATTGCTAGAGATCGAAATACCACTTTTTCCCGCACCGTTACGTCTAGGCGAAGGCATATGAAATGTATTGTTAAATGAAAGATTGCTCAGGCTGCTAGATAACACTGATAAACTAGGTTTGACCTCATATTCTCTCCTATTTTGGTAGTATGTTACCTTCCTCTAATCCGGATGGTATTGACTCTTTTCTTGACTGTGTTTCCCCAAGAAGTTCAAGGGAGGAGAATAACTTGTATTTTTTACCTCTCTTGAGATTAAACAAGCATTTTTTTCAGTATAATTGGGATGTAGTTGGTTCTTccaaatgaatgccaaaaaattcgTTTAAATAGTTGAGCCAAACGAACCTGTTTTTTGGCATTCGTTTGAGCTCAGTCCGGAATGCATTTGAAACGGCCAAAAAACGGTTTCACATTTTAAACATGTGTTTAACTAATTATGGACTGGGATGGGCTAATCCCATTGAGGTTGGTTTATGGCAAACAACAAGAAACACTCCTCTCTCACACCCTCTCCTCACCAAACTCAAGACGTCAAGTATTGGTACATCAAACTCATAATGCCTAATTACAACAATAAGGACTTCTCAAGTCATGAGACCAATCGTAAGCTATTGATGAGAATTTTGTTCCACAAACATCTAATTATAGTTCATGCAAGATTGTCATGTGATTTAGATAAatgtacacacacacatataatGTGACAACCATACAAACAAAATGGTTGTTTGTTTACACACTTGGCAGTTGTGTTAGCTTGGAAGGCCTATGCATGGCTAGTAACTCCTTCCAAGGATCATTTCCTCTCTCCTTTGAGGATTTAAAAGCACTACAAGAAGTTGACCTTTCACGCAATAAGATATCGAAGGTTATTCCACGATATCTTAAAAAGTTTTCATCCTTGGAGAGACTCAATCTCCCTTTCAATGATTTCAAGGGTGAAGTACCAAAACAGGTGCTTTACTTGCAAATGCAAGTGCAATTTCAATCATTGGAAACAAGGGTCTTTGCGGTGGTATACCAGAACTACAATTACCTAGATGCTTCAAAGAAGTCCCTCATAAAGGAGGGAAGGCTTCTATATCAAGTATGAAAATCATCATTTTTGTAGTGATTTTGACGATTGTTGTTGTCATTTCATCTTTTGTCAGTATATTCTTTTGGATGAGATGCCCAAGGAAGACAGCTTTTGTTGAATCTTCTTAAAGCGATTCACAATTACGTCTCTCTTAGTTGGAGCTATTTAGATCAACTAATGGATTCTCAATGGATAATTTCGTTGATATTGGTAGCTTTAGTTCTATGTATAAATCAGTTCTACAAGAAAGTGAAGTTGTTGTGGGGTTATTCAACTTTTAACTACAAGAAGCTTCAAAATGTTTTGCAATTGAATGTGAAACGTTGAAAAACATTCGGCATCATAATCATATGAAGATATTTACAAATTAGTCAGATCAAAGGTCTAAACCTTGTTCAAAGGTTTAACATAGCCATTGATGTAGCTGTTAATTAGCTTGGAATATCTTCATTTTGACTGCGAAACACCTATTATATTATGTGATTTGAAGCCAAGAAATGTGCTTATCCACAAAGATATGAAAACTACCCATGTTGGTGACTTTGAACTTCCACAATTTCGTAATGAAAAATCCAGAAACCAAAGCATCTCAATTGGGTTTTTTCTTCTAGGTATGGGTTTCATCCACAATTATATAGTGTTTTTTTATGGAAACTTTTGAACGAGGGCATTCACACATGGAAAAGTTTAGCAAGGTTCTTTGCAATTGACACTTTGTGGTCTCACGGTACTATTGAAAGAGAAACCAATTggcatctttttcttttatgtaataTGTCCAAAAGAATTTTTTCTTAGGATAATGAATATAACCTCTATCAGATTTATCCATCATTTTTCGTTTCAATTTTCGCTATTACTAGTTACTTTACTAACGacaggtatctaggccttcggcctgactagtcctgcgggcccatattgaccccacaaccacatggactggGACATACTGCAGTTAAATGAGTTTCACTAAAAGctgtgaagaacactaaacaccttCGTGTGAGTGGCTAAAaaccttagggcccgtttgataacgtttcttttttaagaaacgacagaaacataaatttccgtttctagaaagagaaacggaattgaaaggtgtttgataagtcacgTTTTTAGAAGTCAcgagtcatttctagaaacggcgaaacaagttctacttgtttcgcctgggtcatttcttgaaccgtaaataggtagaaatttctatttctatttctgaaaacaagtgaaacgaaacagttttatcaaactttttttgttccgtttctattATTTCTTGATACATAAACGacagaaatgcgtttcttgaaacgttatcaaatgggcccttagtgTTGCTCAAAGAAGAtcaacgttatcaaatgggcccttagtgTTGCTCAAAGAAGATACCCCAAGCCCCAACCATATAGTCTTGGTGTTGTGTCCAACATTAATAAGGAGGTCTAGGATTTAAATCTTCTTCATTCTAGAGATTTGGATTCATGTCCACCTTTGCTCTGGTGTTTCCCTAGTCTGAATATCAAAGGCTTATACCAAGCACATCCTGCATTATTGGTAGTGAGGGGAGTTTTATGGCAAATTCTCAGAAGACGGATTGGACAGTCATTATCTTCCTAAATGATTCTTATATATGTGTTTccttaagttctgaatttgcaACGAGCGCACAGGAATCTAAGGTCAAAGGAATCCTCAAGGGAGTGCAGTAGGCGTAGCAATTAGGTTTCACTACCGCCACAGTTTGGACTAATTGTGAGAATATCGCCAAGTCATTTCGGTAAAGGTGTCACTTTGGGACTAAAACCGAGAACCATCTCTCAACCATCCCACTAGAACCCAATATCGGAATGTCCCATTTATTAATGAGACGGTATTGGGATCTGATTTTAATACTGTATAATAACTAGGACTTGACGGTTCTGGGATAGGACTCCCAACAGGATCAGTATCCAAAATATCAGTTAGGTATCGAATGGAACCAGAACCACTAGTATCATTTCAGagaatatttattttctcttgtttgGTAATAGTACTTAAACCACATTGGGGCTTGTTTATTGGTTATcattaatttttatatattacTTTTGAGAACCTTATACATGTAAACTTAAAGAGTTTGAAGAAgtaaaatcatgaaaattcaTCATTATTTTGTGCTTTTATTTGCTTTCTAAAGTAAGGCATCTTAGATCTCAAGATAATGAAAAATCCACAAAACTAATAATGAAACCATTGAAGTTCTCCTCCCTTTTTCACATAACCAGGAACCATCCATCCCGTTAGTAAACAGGACTGGGATCTAGGTTTGATCCTGTTAACTAAACAGGACGATACTAAAATTGGCACCATTGATACAGACCCATCCCGAATACCGGGAACCATCCCAGTTTACACCCTTAGTTTCAAGTTCTAAATGACACCTACACGTATACAATTGCCATTTAGATTGAAACACAGTCCCAAAATAAAAAGGGCAAAACTTCCCTAAAATGCCACAAGTGCAATCTCCctctcattaatttttttattatgttccCACCTGCTCTACCTCCATGTAGATGACACCCTTTTTGAGATCCATTGGTGTGGCCAGATTCCTCCCCACCCTGGCAGCCTCTTCCAAATaaaaatacactttttttttctttgggctGAGAGCCTAAGTCatcacccaccccccccccccaaaaataaataaataaataaataaaaataaaaaatcttgtaCTCCAGGTTTGTTACCCATGGGTTCCATAGAGACTGAAAGTAGAAAGAAATACGTTTCAACTGTCAATGTTGAAATTTGAGGAAGGAAGAATTTTTCACTTTTTCAGACTTTTATTGAGACATGAATGAAGAATTGAAGGCGTCAACTGTTATTCCCAATGATACATTTTGCATATGTTCAAACAAATAATCAGAACAGCaggcaagaaaaaaacaatCTACAGAGAAGAACCTGGAGGAGGAACCTTAATTCCGAAGAAGCCAATACAAacgaaaaaagggaaaaacctcCTACATCTTATCTTTCCTCCCATTGTGGCATTgtttattgttttcttctttctccattttagAGGATGGAATAAGCTCGGACCACCTCAACAATTGGCGCCCGGCACAGTGGACACTTCCCTCCACCTCGAAGCAACTCATTCGCACATTTTGAACAAGTACACATATGACCGCATCTGCAAATTTAAGAGAGATTTTAAATAACAACCAATACTAGTACTTTATTTATTGCTTTTGTTCATCAATATTGGCAAAGCTATGCAAATATGTGGGCCCACCTGTACAATAGAGAATCAATATGATTATCACAACAAACACAACAAGTACCCTTCTTCACATGACCCCATCTTGATCCGTCCTCTGATGATTCTACACCCACCCCTGCAATGGATAACTTATACGGGTCAACTGCGGAGGGGGAAACAACAAAATGAAGCGTTCCATTCTTAAGTAAATAAAGCAATGATTTACATTTCAAAGCAAAATATTTTATTGGAATTACTTAAAAGATAAAGGACATTGTATTATTAGtttaaaaaggtaaaaaaaaattctggaaaTATAAAGTTTCTGCGTGTCGTTCTTTCAGATTAAAAAGTGGCGGCATCTTGATCCTGGAATACATTTGGCACTCACGGAGTACACCAACCCCATCATATGGATGCATTCTTTTCCTCAACCAAGCATGCCTAAAACTCTCCCTTGGATAACCCAAAAGGtataaatgaatataaataCAACATCAATTTTATAGGaccaagtttttcttcacccacagTCAAGAGAGAACGATGGGTTAGGATGGTGTCCATAGGGTACAGGGGAATGGTGAGTGGTATTATCAACCATTCATAAATGGTGGGCAGATATTTATGGCCATTGATGGCAGTACGGTTCCTTGACCGTGTGATCAAGGAAAACTTTAtccaattttataaaaaaagtaaaaaattctgGACACATTTTCCCCtcgaaaaaacaaaacaacctTGAACTATAAAGTAAGCACTGCAA
The window above is part of the Macadamia integrifolia cultivar HAES 741 unplaced genomic scaffold, SCU_Mint_v3 scaffold3170, whole genome shotgun sequence genome. Proteins encoded here:
- the LOC122067854 gene encoding paramyosin-like; protein product: SEALRCSKSELESQVSNLQKEKCHLEESMEALLRESSITSKSLDDARNDLMVLSISLESHVSANKILEKKLLELESGKSELELHLSELEEENIQLSERISGLEAQLRYLTNERESSRLELENSKAFSLSLQDEIGKLGVEMEAQKLDLKQKLQDMQKHWSEAQEECEYLKRANPKLQSTAENLIEECSSLQKLNGELRNQKLELHERCTHLETELRESQKRFFDCLKKVELLEETLSSMQVDIASKEKFLMSELDDLLRENKEHKEKLMGESLLNQMYLEKKIEVENLQREVAHLTEQISASPDERDGIASDAVLEVSSLRLDKAKLEIVIQEAQARIKLTEDELETLRAESEAKVESLIFELSASTQNQELLMADNEKLLRSLQDAIASEDKLKSNVNMLERKLSASEYEKQQVVEEITTLKVQLQKIGHLQEEVLALKSSRNETKFEKEKLEASLQLLSEDCEELKAERVSFLEKISSIQNAVSELEDCRRAKVALEEKLLRLEGDLTAREALCAHDAELKNELSRLKRANSQFQRKIQLLEVEKEEYLKKSQTLEEELQLKKEKKHGQSESKSGSSMSDTIAFPTCGELELQKDEMGNNTQHQEIWTPSLKTSPMQELPEHQQNLNGNQYERECDGFHRDHSGSPQDREVNLVLKIQVLENELAEALEANEMYKVQLRRLLSEGENGHTDAPKQLTAVGEILQKEGYEQKASLLEAELKEIRERYFHMSIRYAEVEAQREELVIELKTLKNGRRWFS